The Sulfurospirillum halorespirans DSM 13726 genome has a window encoding:
- a CDS encoding LysR family transcriptional regulator, translating to MFKDFAKIETFLTVVREKSFSKASRKLGISQPAVTQQIKFLEDYLNIPIVDRKKSGISLTKEGEELFQALLSLEKQILITEKEVLRLVNKEMLFILGASPVIGNYILPEFLNDIQEVISNQVMVKVNSSVELTELVVNRKVDLALIESPTFHPNIFYREWMEDELVVVSRSPLPSTLKKEELFGLQWICREEESNTRKIIYETFHKIDVDCKNFTIKNIANSAITIKQTLLKADINEAPTVSILSKYMVEDDVKAGRLHVATIKGIHLMRKFYICYLKDRIQDALITSALDFITRKQDIKPSI from the coding sequence ATGTTTAAAGATTTTGCGAAGATAGAGACGTTTTTAACCGTTGTGCGAGAAAAAAGTTTTTCAAAAGCTTCTAGAAAGCTTGGAATTAGCCAACCTGCCGTTACCCAACAGATCAAATTCCTTGAAGATTATTTAAACATTCCCATCGTGGATCGCAAAAAAAGTGGCATTAGCCTTACCAAAGAGGGCGAAGAACTTTTTCAAGCGTTGCTCAGCCTTGAAAAGCAAATTTTGATCACGGAAAAAGAGGTACTGCGTCTGGTTAATAAAGAGATGCTCTTTATTTTGGGTGCTTCTCCTGTGATTGGAAATTATATTTTGCCTGAGTTTCTCAACGATATTCAAGAGGTGATCTCCAACCAAGTGATGGTCAAAGTCAACAGCTCCGTTGAACTAACTGAGCTTGTGGTGAACCGAAAAGTTGATCTAGCGCTCATCGAATCTCCTACCTTTCATCCCAATATTTTCTACCGTGAATGGATGGAAGATGAGTTGGTCGTTGTCAGCAGATCACCGCTTCCTAGCACTTTAAAAAAGGAAGAGCTCTTTGGGTTGCAGTGGATTTGCCGCGAAGAGGAGTCTAATACCCGTAAAATCATTTATGAGACATTTCACAAAATAGATGTAGATTGTAAAAATTTTACGATTAAAAATATCGCTAACAGCGCAATAACTATCAAACAAACACTTCTAAAAGCCGACATCAACGAGGCTCCAACGGTTTCCATTCTTTCCAAATATATGGTCGAAGATGATGTGAAGGCCGGAAGATTACATGTCGCCACGATCAAAGGTATTCATTTGATGCGAAAATTTTATATTTGCTACCTTAAAGACCGCATTCAAGATGCACTAATTACGAGCGCACTTGATTTTATCACCCGAAAACAAGATATTAAACCCTCAATTTAA
- a CDS encoding rhodanese-like domain-containing protein → MRLRVIASSLIVAGLLLGGCTNQPETTGATPSAKVLNEPTLHVKGLMEKFKLENVDYAYVKTAIGNGTRSGAKALLIDARPNPKYLGGTIPSSLNIPDTQIDKYIGQLDKVAKDKEIIVFCGGWDCEKSPIVAGHLKSKGFTNVKLYQAGEPEWASKNYLEVGTPVVESAFKKNSALLIDARPYAKTMAESIPGALYMNDEEMPALMGRFPTDKKTPIITFCAGYECHKSHVVANKLLELGYTKVSVYAGGLPAWKEAKLQTTAGAKKVEVATAPKKDTFVEGIKLGEDEGTVDGEWYKALIISDKIPANVAVIDVRSAAEYANGHIKGAINIEAGKLKATELAAKLPKGKMVIINCATGGRAMEAFLKLKDAKVDVSKIFYFDANIKCDTSSKCEIKVNEPLG, encoded by the coding sequence ATGAGACTAAGAGTAATAGCGAGTAGCCTGATCGTAGCAGGATTGCTACTAGGAGGATGTACGAATCAACCCGAGACAACAGGCGCAACACCAAGTGCAAAAGTGTTGAATGAACCCACGTTACATGTAAAAGGTTTGATGGAGAAATTTAAACTTGAAAATGTAGATTACGCTTACGTAAAAACAGCGATTGGCAATGGAACCAGAAGTGGCGCTAAAGCCCTCTTGATTGATGCAAGACCTAACCCAAAATACTTAGGAGGAACGATTCCTTCCAGTTTGAATATTCCTGATACCCAAATTGATAAATACATAGGACAACTGGATAAAGTCGCAAAAGATAAAGAGATTATCGTCTTCTGTGGTGGATGGGATTGTGAAAAAAGTCCAATCGTTGCAGGTCACCTAAAAAGTAAAGGCTTTACCAACGTAAAACTTTACCAAGCAGGTGAACCAGAATGGGCCAGTAAAAATTACCTTGAAGTAGGAACACCCGTCGTTGAGAGTGCCTTTAAGAAAAATAGTGCCCTCTTGATTGATGCAAGACCTTACGCTAAAACAATGGCAGAGAGTATCCCAGGAGCTCTTTACATGAATGATGAAGAGATGCCAGCCCTAATGGGACGTTTTCCTACCGATAAAAAAACACCGATCATTACCTTCTGTGCAGGCTATGAATGCCATAAATCCCATGTGGTTGCGAATAAACTCCTAGAGCTTGGATACACAAAAGTGAGTGTCTACGCAGGTGGACTCCCCGCATGGAAAGAAGCAAAACTGCAAACTACCGCAGGCGCTAAAAAAGTAGAAGTCGCTACAGCTCCTAAAAAAGATACCTTCGTAGAAGGAATTAAACTAGGAGAAGATGAAGGAACGGTAGACGGTGAATGGTATAAAGCACTGATCATCAGTGATAAGATACCCGCAAATGTGGCTGTTATCGATGTACGAAGTGCAGCAGAATATGCTAATGGACATATAAAAGGGGCTATCAATATTGAAGCAGGGAAACTAAAAGCAACAGAATTGGCAGCAAAATTACCCAAAGGTAAAATGGTGATTATCAATTGTGCGACAGGAGGAAGAGCTATGGAAGCCTTCTTGAAACTCAAAGATGCCAAAGTTGATGTGAGTAAGATCTTCTACTTTGATGCGAATATCAAATGTGATACGAGCAGTAAATGTGAGATTAAGGTCAATGAACCTTTAGGTTAA
- the nrfD gene encoding NrfD/PsrC family molybdoenzyme membrane anchor subunit: MMQTLSLKKLFYFEKTPLNVVMAVTTVALLAAFMAGAVAYILHGHHVYNVTRQHPWGLLIAMYVFFVVSSTGLCIISSIGHVFGIPEFQQIGKRAIAGAIITISSGFAVIGLEIGHPMTMLIYNVLTPGLTSAIWWMGTLYGLYLTFICLEFFFLAIKVNHTFSKIFGICGLLVGLAAHSNLGAVFGFLVSRPSANGVFYPVYFILSAMITGCYLIFLMYGFRYKMNFPEKISVMLVKLSKILGMLLAVLIFFEAWKILTALYGDMPERAATIFHAIKHPNFWFGELILGMLIPFTVILVSNAKAIKATVYASITGMVGIFFMRYDLVHDTLLYPMTTLKRAEYQVAPTFVEYFPSAAEFAIGFGGIGLALFLYYVADKVFNLDETTQH, encoded by the coding sequence ATGATGCAAACACTCTCTTTAAAAAAACTCTTTTATTTTGAAAAAACACCTCTCAATGTGGTGATGGCAGTGACAACCGTAGCGCTTCTTGCCGCGTTTATGGCAGGTGCGGTTGCGTACATCTTACACGGACACCATGTTTACAATGTCACGAGACAACATCCGTGGGGTTTACTGATTGCGATGTACGTTTTCTTTGTTGTTTCCAGCACAGGTCTTTGTATTATCTCCTCTATCGGGCATGTTTTTGGTATTCCTGAGTTTCAGCAAATCGGTAAACGAGCGATCGCGGGTGCAATTATTACGATCAGCTCAGGTTTTGCAGTCATTGGACTAGAAATCGGTCACCCGATGACGATGCTTATTTACAATGTTTTAACACCAGGTTTGACGTCGGCTATTTGGTGGATGGGTACGCTTTATGGTCTTTATCTGACCTTTATCTGTTTAGAGTTTTTCTTTTTAGCGATTAAGGTCAACCACACCTTTTCTAAAATCTTTGGCATTTGTGGACTCTTAGTGGGTCTTGCCGCACACTCCAATCTTGGCGCTGTTTTTGGCTTTTTGGTTTCACGTCCTTCTGCCAATGGTGTTTTTTACCCTGTCTATTTCATTCTCTCTGCGATGATCACAGGGTGTTATTTGATTTTTTTAATGTATGGTTTTCGTTATAAAATGAATTTTCCTGAAAAAATAAGCGTGATGCTTGTCAAGCTTTCAAAGATTTTAGGCATGCTTTTAGCCGTATTGATCTTTTTTGAAGCATGGAAAATTTTAACCGCATTGTATGGTGATATGCCTGAACGTGCTGCAACTATTTTTCATGCGATTAAACACCCCAATTTCTGGTTTGGTGAGTTGATTTTAGGTATGTTGATTCCCTTTACCGTTATTTTAGTGAGCAATGCAAAGGCGATTAAAGCCACCGTTTATGCCTCTATAACAGGTATGGTGGGCATCTTTTTTATGCGCTATGATTTGGTGCATGACACATTGCTCTATCCTATGACAACGCTCAAACGAGCCGAATACCAAGTCGCTCCCACCTTTGTGGAATATTTTCCCTCAGCGGCAGAGTTTGCCATAGGGTTTGGCGGTATTGGTTTAGCGCTGTTTTTATATTATGTTGCCGATAAGGTATTTAATTTGGATGAAACCACTCAGCATTAA
- a CDS encoding 4Fe-4S dicluster domain-containing protein: protein MARYGMALNYKNCINCRACESACKEENGVLLLPDHYRIWVGFKEAEGEFPNISIASQTYHPSQCQHCENAPCQQVCPTNATYYGEGGMVMVDPTKCILCTYCINACPYDARYVDNRTNTVDKCTFCSDTRLAAGETTTACQATCPTKVRVFGDLDDPNSEISVLLANKEYRQVKEHLGTKPKLFYIL from the coding sequence ATGGCACGTTATGGAATGGCACTCAACTACAAAAATTGTATTAATTGTAGAGCATGTGAAAGTGCATGTAAAGAAGAGAATGGCGTTTTACTTTTACCCGATCATTACCGTATTTGGGTCGGCTTTAAAGAGGCGGAGGGTGAGTTCCCGAACATCTCTATCGCTTCACAAACCTATCATCCGAGTCAATGCCAACATTGTGAAAATGCACCGTGTCAGCAAGTCTGTCCGACCAATGCAACCTATTATGGCGAAGGTGGTATGGTGATGGTGGATCCGACGAAATGTATTTTGTGTACCTATTGTATCAACGCTTGTCCGTATGATGCGCGTTATGTGGATAATCGAACCAACACGGTTGATAAATGTACCTTCTGTTCCGACACCCGTTTAGCTGCAGGCGAAACAACCACCGCCTGTCAAGCAACCTGCCCAACGAAAGTTCGGGTATTTGGTGATTTGGACGATCCAAACAGCGAGATTTCTGTATTGCTTGCTAACAAAGAGTACCGCCAAGTGAAAGAGCACTTGGGTACGAAACCAAAATTATTTTATATCTTGTAG
- a CDS encoding molybdopterin-dependent oxidoreductase, translating into MKVEISRRRFLQGSVAMSIAGGVSISSSSMMASAATPAKKVGNEDKKIATLCEMCVNKCAAIAHVRNGVVEKLDPNPLFPKSRNMLCARGNSGIQALYDPDRLKYPLIRDGEKGSGKFKRVSWDEAYAYINEKLTKILDEEKDNRSTVAFCAGEGMAEHTFKSFFTMFGSSHFLNHASLCLATTVSGYSLTIGGYGIADLDNAKYVIMAGANRAEAIVTPDTMDMFKRTNGRGAKLITVDPRFTNTAAKSDKWLAINVGTDLAFVLSLTYVVIKEERYNKAFVENYFNGFEEYKNHILNNNYTPEWAEKITGIKAKDIYEVARDFMAHAPQSIYYQGRRTTWSKNDFQLRRAQAIFSALGGGVDVKGGICFGKTLPLVEHDAVAPMYAQAKPRIEKDEAAVVGGSGSWVAFRNMVLENRSPYPIRALFNYKHNPMQNMPNNAKTAEFLKKLDLVVTIDTMPSDTVMLSDVILPECTYLERTDPVVSYGGIEPSIAQRNKAIDPMFESKPVMEIMRGLSAKLTKPLFEITKKYDEDVQSAIEDDDEETVYAEFDLTKPFAHDQAELNVNAVAKYEGAADILKEKGVFYPNMNEYFKKVGVNDYEYYPEHKRAYSVRNMKFNTPSGKIECSVPALAKKGIDAMPVWKSEYEMAIPAGKFRFITGRHAQFTQSGTSNNRLLLNLVPQNYAWINKRVAEKLGIKFGDKLEVASKVGKTTIKAYPTEKIGPDTLFFVHGFGVYSKALSLGYNNGGNDAAIIEDGIEPMHGSTCLHDTIVEIRKV; encoded by the coding sequence ATGAAAGTAGAGATCTCACGAAGGAGATTTCTTCAAGGGAGTGTGGCGATGTCCATCGCAGGCGGAGTGAGCATCAGCTCCTCTTCAATGATGGCAAGCGCTGCAACACCAGCCAAAAAAGTTGGCAATGAAGATAAAAAGATAGCAACACTGTGTGAAATGTGTGTCAATAAATGTGCTGCCATTGCGCATGTCCGCAATGGTGTCGTTGAAAAACTCGATCCAAACCCACTGTTTCCAAAATCACGCAATATGCTTTGCGCACGTGGAAATTCGGGTATTCAAGCTCTGTACGATCCTGATCGACTCAAATACCCGTTGATTCGTGATGGTGAAAAAGGAAGTGGAAAGTTTAAGCGCGTCAGTTGGGACGAAGCGTATGCTTACATTAACGAAAAGCTCACCAAAATCTTGGATGAAGAGAAAGATAACCGCTCCACAGTCGCCTTTTGTGCAGGCGAAGGCATGGCTGAACACACCTTCAAAAGCTTCTTTACGATGTTTGGCTCTTCGCATTTTCTCAACCACGCGAGTTTATGTCTGGCAACCACCGTTTCAGGCTATTCTCTGACGATTGGTGGGTATGGCATTGCCGATTTGGATAACGCCAAGTATGTCATAATGGCTGGAGCCAATCGTGCGGAAGCGATTGTAACGCCTGATACGATGGACATGTTTAAACGCACCAACGGAAGAGGGGCTAAACTCATTACGGTCGATCCTCGCTTTACCAACACCGCAGCGAAAAGCGATAAATGGCTCGCCATTAATGTGGGAACCGACTTAGCGTTTGTGCTTTCTCTCACCTATGTTGTCATCAAAGAAGAGCGTTACAATAAAGCCTTTGTGGAAAATTATTTCAATGGCTTTGAAGAGTATAAAAACCATATTTTAAACAATAACTACACGCCTGAGTGGGCGGAGAAAATCACGGGTATTAAAGCCAAAGATATTTATGAGGTAGCGCGCGATTTTATGGCACATGCACCACAATCCATTTACTATCAAGGTCGCCGTACCACATGGTCTAAAAATGACTTCCAACTTCGTCGTGCTCAAGCGATCTTTTCAGCCCTTGGTGGCGGTGTCGATGTCAAAGGGGGCATCTGTTTTGGTAAAACCTTGCCACTCGTTGAACATGACGCGGTGGCCCCAATGTACGCCCAAGCCAAACCACGCATTGAAAAAGATGAAGCAGCCGTTGTGGGCGGTTCTGGTTCATGGGTTGCGTTTCGCAATATGGTTTTGGAAAATCGAAGTCCTTACCCGATTCGAGCACTTTTTAACTACAAACATAACCCAATGCAAAATATGCCCAACAATGCTAAAACAGCAGAGTTTCTGAAAAAACTAGACCTTGTCGTCACGATCGATACGATGCCAAGCGATACGGTGATGCTCAGTGATGTTATCTTACCTGAGTGTACTTATTTAGAGCGCACCGATCCTGTCGTTTCGTACGGTGGCATTGAGCCTTCCATCGCGCAACGCAACAAAGCGATTGATCCGATGTTTGAGAGTAAACCTGTGATGGAAATCATGCGAGGGCTGAGTGCAAAGCTTACCAAACCGCTGTTTGAAATTACGAAAAAATACGACGAAGATGTGCAATCAGCGATTGAAGATGATGATGAAGAGACCGTCTACGCAGAGTTTGATCTGACAAAACCGTTTGCGCACGATCAAGCAGAGCTCAATGTCAATGCCGTTGCCAAGTACGAAGGTGCTGCTGATATACTTAAAGAAAAAGGCGTTTTCTATCCCAATATGAATGAGTATTTCAAAAAAGTGGGTGTGAATGACTATGAGTATTATCCTGAGCATAAACGCGCCTACTCGGTACGCAACATGAAATTCAATACCCCATCAGGCAAAATTGAGTGTTCTGTTCCTGCTCTTGCTAAAAAAGGAATCGATGCGATGCCTGTTTGGAAAAGTGAATACGAGATGGCAATTCCCGCAGGAAAATTTCGCTTTATCACCGGTCGTCATGCACAATTTACCCAATCAGGCACCTCCAATAACCGCCTGCTTCTCAATCTTGTGCCTCAAAACTACGCGTGGATCAATAAACGCGTCGCTGAAAAACTGGGCATTAAATTTGGCGATAAACTTGAAGTTGCGAGTAAAGTCGGTAAAACAACTATTAAAGCGTATCCGACAGAGAAAATTGGACCCGATACCCTCTTTTTTGTACACGGCTTTGGTGTGTACTCAAAAGCGCTGAGTCTTGGGTACAACAATGGCGGTAATGACGCGGCTATTATAGAAGATGGCATTGAACCGATGCACGGATCAACCTGTCTTCACGACACCATCGTAGAAATTAGAAAGGTTTAA
- a CDS encoding methyltransferase — protein sequence MIAQHTKEFSKNAHRYDDHTALQQEIARYLIARIDSKPQTILDLGCGSGAVFKNIPWKIAHFTGVDSAQGMCDLHPTGKEVEIFCEDFESPTLFSRLTPPFDLLISSSALQWARDIEALIAQISLTCKEGAFAIFTDKTFESIYHVSGLPSFLPNAKNLAVQFENYFTCKHEIKTYRLFFDDNRSAFRYIKKSGVSGGKRRLNVAQTKALIQNYPHAYLEFEVLFIWGTPSKA from the coding sequence ATGATCGCACAACATACCAAAGAATTTTCCAAAAATGCCCATCGTTATGATGACCATACCGCGTTGCAACAAGAGATCGCGCGTTATTTGATTGCGCGTATTGATTCAAAGCCTCAAACCATTTTAGATTTGGGGTGTGGCAGTGGGGCTGTTTTTAAAAATATCCCTTGGAAGATCGCGCACTTTACAGGCGTGGATAGTGCTCAAGGTATGTGTGACCTGCATCCTACAGGTAAAGAGGTTGAGATTTTCTGTGAAGACTTTGAATCGCCTACGCTTTTCTCTCGCCTAACCCCACCGTTTGATCTTTTGATCTCCTCGTCTGCACTGCAATGGGCGAGGGATATTGAGGCGCTAATCGCGCAAATAAGCCTTACATGTAAAGAGGGGGCGTTTGCTATTTTTACCGATAAAACCTTTGAAAGTATCTACCATGTAAGCGGGCTTCCCTCGTTCTTACCTAACGCCAAAAACCTGGCAGTTCAGTTTGAAAACTACTTTACATGTAAGCATGAAATCAAAACCTATCGCCTCTTTTTTGATGACAATCGCTCCGCCTTTCGCTACATCAAAAAAAGTGGTGTAAGTGGCGGAAAAAGACGTTTGAATGTGGCACAAACCAAGGCGCTCATTCAAAATTACCCACACGCCTACCTTGAGTTTGAGGTTCTTTTCATTTGGGGTACTCCTTCAAAAGCTTAA
- a CDS encoding CHASE2 domain-containing protein, protein MQKSLIQLLFTFVVMAGCIGGYLSLNHFWQPFEHKIKDLMLESRGEIQGDANIVIIDIDEKSLKALGQWPWSRDKMAKLLQNLSDLGVAIIGLDVVFAEADNSSPHNVLTKLGLSHKDVPNYDAIFAQTIAETPTVVGYVFALMPDSIAPEGHPKSAAIIIEQNRPAHSSLIKPYRAILNIPEVQKQAYSSGYFNTIPDSDGIVRSIPLVMEYDGVLYPSLSLEMARIALGEKKIRIVYDESGLRHIEMGEHLIPTDFFGRLMVNYRGSQHSYEYISAIDVYNNTVDALHVKDKIALIGTSAAGLLDLRSTPFDSVYAGVEVHANAIDNILHQDYIAKPVWTRGVDLLSIVLLCFITFAILLLPSAFFSFLALIALNLIIVLTHYYSMIYQGILFNTILPLSAINLLFIIGQAINYFLEIKQKELIKHKFASKVSPAVMNNILASEDDILQGVEKEITIFFSDVRGFTAISEAAGDAKSLIHLMNSYMDPMSQIIIRSGGTVDKFIGDAIMAYWNAPISMEDHADKAVHAALEQLHHLTSLNAKLKANPEFAPIALMAESQNMPIIDIGIGINTGVAIVGEMGTSSRSDYTVIGDAINLGSRLESLCKYYHSHLTISHFTKAKLKGAYIFRFLDLVTVKGKHEPVEVWQIHDFDAPQTEPLYEVRYEELQEELRLHHEAIALYQEARFAEALTRFEALNQREHKTNEAIYGIYCERCAHYIAFSPLAFNGVFVHTTKG, encoded by the coding sequence ATGCAAAAAAGCCTCATACAACTTCTTTTTACATTTGTCGTGATGGCTGGCTGCATTGGAGGCTATCTCTCGTTGAACCATTTTTGGCAACCTTTTGAGCATAAGATCAAAGATTTGATGCTTGAAAGCCGTGGAGAGATTCAAGGCGATGCGAACATTGTGATTATCGACATTGATGAAAAGAGTCTCAAAGCGCTCGGGCAATGGCCGTGGAGCAGGGATAAAATGGCAAAACTGCTGCAAAACCTTTCTGATCTGGGTGTTGCGATTATTGGGCTCGATGTTGTGTTTGCTGAGGCGGACAACAGCTCACCACACAACGTGTTAACTAAGCTTGGATTGTCGCATAAAGATGTACCCAATTACGATGCTATTTTTGCTCAAACCATTGCGGAAACACCCACTGTTGTGGGCTATGTTTTTGCGCTTATGCCTGATTCCATCGCGCCAGAAGGTCACCCAAAATCTGCGGCAATTATCATCGAGCAAAACCGACCAGCCCACTCATCGCTTATCAAACCCTACCGTGCCATTTTGAATATTCCAGAAGTTCAAAAACAGGCGTATTCAAGTGGTTATTTCAACACGATTCCCGATAGTGATGGGATTGTGCGTAGCATTCCTTTGGTCATGGAGTACGATGGAGTGCTCTACCCTTCCCTCAGCCTTGAAATGGCACGTATTGCGCTGGGAGAAAAAAAGATTCGCATTGTTTACGACGAGAGTGGGCTTCGTCACATTGAGATGGGAGAGCATCTTATTCCCACCGACTTTTTTGGACGCTTGATGGTGAATTACCGTGGAAGTCAACACAGCTACGAATACATCTCGGCGATTGATGTTTACAACAACACCGTTGATGCTTTACATGTAAAAGATAAAATCGCGCTTATTGGCACCTCCGCGGCAGGACTTTTGGATCTGCGAAGTACGCCATTTGATAGCGTTTACGCAGGTGTGGAGGTGCATGCCAACGCGATTGATAACATTTTGCATCAAGATTACATCGCCAAACCTGTCTGGACGCGTGGGGTTGATCTTTTGAGCATCGTTCTGCTCTGTTTTATCACCTTTGCCATTTTGCTTCTTCCAAGTGCCTTTTTCAGCTTTCTGGCGCTCATCGCACTCAATCTGATCATCGTTCTAACCCACTACTACAGTATGATCTACCAAGGAATTTTGTTCAACACGATTTTACCTCTAAGCGCAATCAACCTTCTGTTTATCATCGGGCAAGCGATTAACTATTTTCTAGAGATCAAGCAAAAAGAGCTGATCAAACATAAATTTGCCAGCAAAGTCAGCCCTGCGGTTATGAATAACATTCTCGCAAGCGAGGATGACATTTTGCAAGGCGTGGAAAAAGAGATCACGATCTTTTTCTCTGATGTGCGAGGTTTTACCGCGATTTCGGAAGCGGCGGGCGATGCAAAGTCGCTGATTCACCTCATGAATTCCTATATGGACCCGATGAGTCAGATTATTATTCGCAGTGGTGGCACGGTCGATAAATTTATTGGCGATGCGATTATGGCGTATTGGAACGCGCCCATCAGCATGGAAGATCATGCCGATAAAGCCGTCCATGCGGCACTCGAACAGCTCCATCACCTCACATCGCTTAATGCCAAGCTCAAAGCAAATCCTGAGTTTGCACCTATTGCATTGATGGCAGAGTCACAAAATATGCCCATCATTGACATTGGCATTGGGATTAATACGGGTGTTGCGATCGTCGGCGAGATGGGAACAAGCAGTCGCAGCGACTATACGGTCATTGGTGATGCGATCAACCTGGGATCTCGCCTTGAGTCGCTCTGCAAATACTACCATTCGCACCTTACCATTTCGCATTTCACCAAAGCCAAACTCAAAGGTGCTTACATTTTTCGTTTTTTAGATTTGGTGACCGTCAAAGGCAAACATGAGCCTGTTGAAGTGTGGCAGATTCACGACTTTGATGCGCCACAAACAGAGCCACTTTACGAAGTCCGTTATGAAGAACTCCAAGAAGAGCTCAGGCTTCACCACGAAGCGATTGCCCTTTACCAAGAGGCGCGTTTTGCTGAAGCACTCACGCGTTTTGAAGCACTGAACCAAAGAGAGCATAAAACCAATGAAGCCATTTATGGCATCTATTGTGAGCGTTGCGCACACTACATCGCCTTCTCACCTCTTGCATTTAACGGTGTCTTTGTACACACAACCAAAGGATAA